In a genomic window of Gammaproteobacteria bacterium:
- a CDS encoding biosynthetic arginine decarboxylase encodes MTNNQPCAERYGIERWGNGYFGVNDHGEVLVFPTEDFTQINLAQLARQLTKQHGAPLLIRFPQIIRHRIHSLCRAFHDVMDALDYQNDYVVAYPIKVNQQRQVIDAVIAAGDDEHRVGLEAGSKIELLAVLGMAEKSHPLIVCNGYKDAEYIRLALIGEQMGHHVYMVVEKLGELDLILQQAKQLGIRPRIGVRARLWSQATGKWQQSGGELSKFGLTPGQILSMVEKLSQHDMLDCLQLLHFHLGSQIANILDIQKSIRECVQFYRTLSEMGGRIQCFDVGGGLSIDYDGSHSDNENSSNYDFHDYAEAIVSSLKMVCDRHCLPHPKIISESGRAITAHHAVLITNIVDCEGQEPQTPRPQQPDDPQWLQSLYDVYQHSLTCHCPEEAQKYFLSAQDAIDECRVLFNHGHVSLEQRAQADRLYRAIGLRLLPVLEQGTGGCEETAAILARKLATKVYANFSLFQSLPDAWAIDQIFPISPLSHLNQPAEMHAVIQDITCDSDGEMAGYVDGQEIQPHLGLPRFDPEDPYLLGFFLVGAYQEILGDMHNLFGDTNSFDVTVSNNGELTIAHRAGDNGAMLLKYVDIQPEALLDSYRRQLSRANIDSAQRSAYLSELEEGLFGYSYLEANDYDN; translated from the coding sequence ATGACAAATAATCAGCCATGTGCTGAGCGCTACGGCATTGAAAGATGGGGAAACGGCTACTTCGGTGTGAATGACCATGGCGAGGTGCTGGTCTTCCCCACCGAAGACTTTACTCAGATCAATCTTGCACAATTGGCAAGACAACTCACCAAACAGCACGGTGCCCCCTTACTGATCCGCTTTCCACAAATCATCCGCCACCGAATTCACAGCCTGTGCCGTGCGTTTCACGACGTTATGGACGCGCTGGATTACCAGAACGACTATGTGGTGGCGTATCCAATCAAAGTGAACCAACAACGTCAGGTCATCGATGCTGTGATCGCTGCAGGCGATGATGAACATCGGGTTGGCTTAGAAGCTGGCAGTAAAATTGAATTGCTCGCCGTGCTCGGAATGGCGGAAAAAAGTCATCCGCTGATTGTATGTAACGGATACAAAGATGCAGAATACATTCGATTGGCACTTATCGGCGAACAAATGGGTCACCATGTTTACATGGTGGTCGAAAAGCTTGGTGAGCTCGACCTGATATTGCAACAAGCTAAACAGCTCGGCATCCGTCCACGCATTGGCGTGCGTGCCCGCCTTTGGTCGCAAGCCACAGGAAAATGGCAACAAAGCGGCGGAGAACTTTCTAAGTTCGGATTGACACCCGGGCAAATTCTGAGCATGGTTGAGAAACTCTCTCAACATGACATGCTCGACTGTTTGCAACTCCTTCACTTCCATCTGGGCTCACAAATCGCCAACATTCTTGACATACAAAAATCGATCCGGGAATGTGTTCAGTTTTATCGCACCCTCAGTGAAATGGGGGGGCGCATTCAGTGTTTTGACGTAGGGGGCGGCCTAAGTATCGATTACGATGGCTCGCATTCGGATAACGAAAACTCCTCAAACTACGATTTCCACGATTACGCTGAGGCCATTGTGTCATCACTAAAAATGGTGTGTGACCGCCATTGCCTGCCTCATCCCAAAATCATCAGTGAATCCGGCCGGGCCATTACGGCACATCATGCAGTTCTGATTACCAATATCGTCGATTGCGAAGGCCAGGAGCCGCAAACACCAAGACCGCAACAGCCTGATGATCCACAGTGGTTGCAAAGTCTGTATGACGTTTATCAGCACAGCCTCACATGCCACTGTCCGGAAGAAGCACAGAAGTATTTTCTGTCGGCGCAAGACGCCATCGACGAATGCCGCGTGCTATTTAACCACGGACATGTCTCGCTCGAACAACGAGCGCAAGCGGACCGGTTATATCGAGCCATTGGGTTACGTTTACTGCCGGTGCTCGAACAAGGCACCGGGGGCTGTGAAGAAACCGCTGCAATACTGGCGCGTAAACTGGCAACAAAAGTTTATGCCAACTTCTCTTTATTCCAATCGCTGCCGGATGCTTGGGCCATTGACCAGATTTTTCCCATCAGCCCATTGTCTCATCTGAATCAGCCTGCAGAAATGCACGCTGTCATTCAGGACATTACCTGTGACTCGGATGGTGAAATGGCAGGATACGTGGATGGCCAAGAAATTCAGCCACATCTCGGTTTGCCGAGATTTGATCCTGAAGATCCCTACCTACTTGGTTTTTTTCTCGTGGGTGCCTATCAGGAAATCCTTGGGGATATGCATAACCTGTTTGGCGATACCAACAGCTTTGATGTGACTGTCAGCAATAATGGCGAGCTTACCATAGCACATCGCGCCGGCGATAATGGTGCCATGTTGCTAAAATATGTCGATATTCAGCCAGAAGCGTTGCTCGATAGTTATCGCCGACAACTGAGTCGTGCCAACATTGATTCAGCGCAGCGTTCGGCCTACCTCTCCGAATTGGAAGAGGGTTTGTTCGGGTATTCCTATCTGGAAGCGAATGACTATGACAACTAG
- the speD gene encoding adenosylmethionine decarboxylase yields MLDSTFAPQHVNGTEYNAETAQNWPEYVNQRDNQLADDHFVTRNGKTFAGTHIIIDLWGAERLDDLELMEATLRKAVEVCGATLLHIHLHHFTPNGGISGVAVLAESHISVHTWPERGFAAFDVFMCGGARPELSIDIFNEAFSPKQTLVNELLRGEVKDD; encoded by the coding sequence ATGCTAGATTCGACCTTCGCCCCACAACATGTAAATGGCACTGAGTACAACGCCGAGACCGCACAAAATTGGCCAGAATACGTCAACCAAAGAGACAATCAACTGGCTGACGATCACTTTGTCACCCGAAATGGCAAAACCTTTGCTGGAACACACATCATTATTGATCTCTGGGGAGCAGAACGCCTGGATGACTTGGAGTTGATGGAAGCGACTTTACGCAAGGCGGTCGAAGTTTGTGGCGCCACTCTACTCCATATCCATCTGCATCATTTTACCCCCAATGGCGGTATTTCTGGCGTTGCGGTACTCGCAGAGTCACATATCTCGGTACACACATGGCCGGAACGCGGTTTTGCCGCCTTTGATGTCTTTATGTGTGGCGGCGCAAGACCAGAATTGTCTATTGACATTTTCAATGAGGCCTTCTCTCCGAAACAAACACTCGTCAACGAGTTATTACGGGGAGAGGTGAAAGATGACTAA
- a CDS encoding agmatine deiminase family protein encodes MTMTTSLPWPEWGRHSATIIYWPVRREIWPNGIETAEKAYLRVIHAIAEREPVILIVPETHAERIRRMVSRQVILVEKTLDDSWARDTAPIFATRDGHIVANCWKFNAWGEKFSPFAHDAEAATFVAHWLKTQTPDVIEIATFDWVLEGGAIHTNGAGVLLVTEECLLHPNRNGIVNKRDVEQRLEACYGAQRVLWLPLGLEGDVDTDGHIDNVACFLDEHTLLMQRPSRNDPDWPRFEKNLAAIKQWQAEGVKIDLALIDLPEPVFVQGIKVPRSYVNFAWANHAIVLPAFDCPQDDAAREFFRQAFPNRDVVSVPANDIVAGGGGIHCITMPIPHHETLTSALGGFI; translated from the coding sequence ATGACTATGACAACTAGCCTTCCGTGGCCCGAATGGGGGCGACATTCCGCAACCATTATTTACTGGCCTGTTCGCCGTGAGATCTGGCCAAATGGGATTGAAACCGCCGAAAAAGCCTATCTTCGAGTGATTCACGCAATCGCCGAACGAGAGCCGGTGATTCTTATCGTGCCTGAAACACATGCCGAGCGCATTCGTAGAATGGTCAGTCGTCAGGTCATTTTGGTAGAAAAAACATTGGATGACTCATGGGCACGAGACACAGCTCCGATATTCGCAACACGTGACGGCCACATCGTGGCAAACTGCTGGAAATTCAATGCTTGGGGGGAGAAATTCTCGCCTTTCGCGCACGACGCTGAAGCCGCCACTTTTGTGGCGCATTGGCTAAAAACCCAGACGCCCGATGTCATTGAGATAGCCACGTTCGATTGGGTTTTGGAAGGCGGTGCCATTCATACCAATGGCGCCGGTGTGTTGCTTGTCACCGAAGAGTGTCTCTTGCACCCTAACCGAAATGGTATTGTGAACAAACGCGACGTAGAACAGCGCCTTGAGGCCTGTTATGGCGCCCAGCGGGTCCTGTGGCTGCCACTCGGGCTTGAAGGCGATGTCGACACCGACGGCCACATTGACAATGTTGCCTGTTTTCTCGACGAGCATACACTGTTGATGCAGCGGCCTTCGCGAAATGACCCCGACTGGCCAAGGTTCGAAAAAAATCTTGCCGCTATCAAGCAGTGGCAAGCTGAAGGGGTGAAGATTGACCTTGCCTTGATCGATTTGCCCGAGCCGGTGTTTGTGCAGGGTATTAAAGTGCCGCGTTCGTATGTCAACTTCGCTTGGGCCAATCATGCGATTGTTCTGCCGGCCTTTGATTGCCCGCAAGATGACGCGGCGCGTGAGTTTTTCCGCCAAGCCTTTCCAAACCGAGACGTTGTCAGCGTCCCGGCTAATGACATCGTGGCTGGCGGAGGTGGTATTCATTGCATTACCATGCCTATCCCGCACCATGAGACACTGACCAGTGCACTTGGAGGATTCATATGA
- a CDS encoding N-carbamoylputrescine amidase — protein sequence MTTVTVAATQMAVSHNRSENLQQAMDLIRQAASQRAQIILLQELFADPYFCKTQNPKYFDLAHPIDNHPWLSDFQSLAKTLSVVLPISFFERAGNCFFNSMAMIDADGALLGVYRKAHIPDGPGYQEKFYFSPGDTGFKVWRTRYGAIGAAICWDQWFPEAARCMALMGAEILCYPTAIGSEPQAPDYDSSNHWQTVMRGHAAANMLPVV from the coding sequence ATGACCACCGTCACTGTCGCCGCCACCCAGATGGCAGTCAGCCACAACCGGTCTGAAAACCTACAGCAAGCCATGGACCTGATTCGTCAAGCCGCCAGCCAGAGGGCCCAGATAATCTTGTTACAAGAACTCTTCGCAGATCCCTATTTTTGCAAAACGCAAAATCCGAAGTACTTTGATCTGGCCCACCCCATTGACAATCATCCTTGGCTTTCAGACTTTCAATCGCTTGCGAAAACATTGTCTGTCGTCCTACCCATCAGCTTCTTTGAACGTGCGGGCAACTGTTTTTTTAACTCGATGGCAATGATTGATGCGGATGGGGCATTACTGGGTGTTTATCGGAAAGCGCACATTCCCGACGGTCCCGGCTATCAGGAAAAATTTTACTTCTCCCCCGGAGATACAGGCTTCAAAGTTTGGCGAACGCGTTATGGCGCAATTGGCGCTGCCATTTGCTGGGACCAATGGTTCCCCGAGGCGGCCCGGTGCATGGCACTGATGGGTGCGGAAATTTTATGCTATCCAACCGCAATTGGCTCTGAGCCTCAGGCACCCGACTACGACTCATCCAATCACTGGCAAACTGTGATGCGCGGCCATGCCGCGGCCAACATGCTTCCAGTGGT
- a CDS encoding polyamine aminopropyltransferase: MTKWFSEKLYPSYAQSFGIKRVLFERNTGHQHLIIFENEDMGNVMALDGIIQTTERDEFMYHEMLAHVPLFAHHNPKKVLIIGGGDGGIAREVVRHKQIERIVQVEIDQAVIDMAREYFPRHSNGAFDDPRLEIVIEDGFRFVHETDEKFDVIISDSTDPVGPGEVLFTNDFYRGVRRCLNDKGIFAAQNGVAFMQPEEVTNTWRRFEGIFADRWFYVVPVPTYVGGFMTLAWGSLDTTARQLPIETIEQRFHDSGIETRYYTPEVHKAAFALPRYILDLLH, from the coding sequence ATGACTAAGTGGTTCTCAGAAAAGCTATATCCGAGTTACGCCCAGAGCTTTGGCATAAAGCGCGTTCTGTTCGAAAGAAATACAGGACATCAGCATCTTATTATTTTTGAAAACGAAGACATGGGTAATGTCATGGCGCTCGATGGCATCATTCAAACCACCGAGCGCGACGAATTTATGTATCACGAGATGCTAGCGCATGTCCCGCTCTTTGCGCACCATAACCCAAAGAAAGTACTGATTATTGGCGGAGGCGATGGCGGCATTGCCCGCGAGGTGGTTCGCCACAAACAAATTGAACGTATCGTTCAGGTTGAAATTGATCAAGCCGTCATTGACATGGCGCGAGAATATTTTCCGCGCCATTCCAATGGTGCATTTGATGATCCACGTTTAGAGATCGTGATTGAAGACGGCTTCCGCTTCGTCCACGAAACGGACGAGAAGTTTGATGTCATCATCTCCGATTCAACGGATCCCGTCGGACCAGGGGAAGTTCTATTTACCAACGATTTCTATCGTGGCGTGCGCCGCTGTCTCAATGACAAAGGCATTTTCGCCGCACAAAACGGTGTTGCCTTTATGCAACCTGAAGAGGTCACCAACACTTGGCGTCGTTTTGAGGGCATTTTCGCCGATCGCTGGTTTTATGTCGTCCCTGTCCCCACCTATGTCGGCGGCTTTATGACTTTGGCATGGGGTAGCTTGGACACAACAGCTCGGCAGCTTCCCATCGAAACCATCGAACAACGCTTCCATGATTCCGGTATTGAAACTAGGTATTACACGCCGGAAGTCCACAAAGCTGCATTTGCCCTGCCACGATATATTCTCGACCTGCTACACTGA